One Candidatus Eremiobacteraceae bacterium genomic window, GATGCCCTTTGCGGCGCCTTGCTTCGTGATGTTCGTGACCAAGCTGTTGAAGCTCGTCGGAGAATCGTCTTCGCAAAGACCGAAGCTCGAGCTCACCACTTCGACCTTGTTGTCCGAAACGGCCTTATTGTAAGCGTCGGAGATCTCGGTGAACGTGAATGCGGCGCCGAAGTTGTAGACGTACATGTCCGCGCCCGGGTCGAGCGTGGCGACGGTTTCTGTGTCTAAAGTCGATTCGACGCTGCCGTTCGGGTTGTACGGTTGTCCGCCGTCAACGGGAACGTGGAAATTGTGGCCGGTGCGCACGATGCCGAAGTACGCCGCAAAGGTCTTGAGATCGTTGTCCGAGCTGTCATAGTCGATCGCGATGCCGATCGCGTGACCCGTTCCGTCAAAGCCATGCTGGACCGGATAGTTGTAGGCTTGCGCGATGGCAAACGGGCTGTAGCCGCCTGCCTTGCCGTGGATTTTGCCGCTCAATGCGTCCGGCAAGACGGCGTTCATGATCGGCGTCGTGTGATCGGGCGTCGCACGCTGCAGGCTATCGAATCCGACCACGGTGTCAACGGCGTCGGCGATCTCGTTCGGCATGCTCGCTGGTGTCGCGTTCGCGTAGCGTACGCCGCGCACGCCTGCTTGCTGCACGACGTGAATCTCCGTCTTGAAGTAACGCTCGACGGCCGCTGCCGGACCATCGGCGTCTATGATCGTGCCGTTGCTGGACGGGCGCACGCGAAATCCGGCGCGGACGAGCGCGGCAGCGACCCGATTGTAATCGCGCACTGATGGCGCAAAATAGGCGTTGAACTGCTGATTTGTGAGAAAGTGTCGGAAGATCGGCGACGCCGGATTGCTCACGGCATCGACGAATTGATCGAGCTGAGCTTCGTTCCGATAGCGCATAGAGACGACTAAGGAAACGTCGAGACCGGAGTTGGCGCGGCCCAAGTCGCGCAAGCCGGCCGCGTGTACCGGATCGGCGACGATGTGCATTGCAGGTGCGGCGGCGAGCGCCGGCATCGCCGTTCCGACGAGCAGTGCGACGAGCGGGGCGAAGTACTTCACGAAAGCATCTCCATTCACGTTCGACGCCGGTGCAATTGTGGCGCGCCGAACTTCAGCGCGACGGTTCGCAAGCGGCGAGCAGCGGACCTCGGCGCAGAAAAATTATGGGACTTTGGTCGTCATGAAATTCAGTTGGCGTTCTAGACCTGCAAGCGAGTAGTCCATCTGCCTACTGCGCAGTGTTAAGCGATTGCTAACATCCGAGCACCGACCAGGCCTCGCCGCTTAGCGAAACGAGAGCTGCACTTGTATAGAGGTGAGCGGCGGCGCGAGCACGGGCGACGAGCCCGGTGTCGACTGCGACTGGGTGAACTCCACCGAGAGAGCGCGGCGCACGACGTACGCCACGCCGAACGATTGCGCCGGCGGCACAGAGAACGTCGTGCGGAAGATCGTGTACGCGTGCGGACCGAACGGATGACGCACCTCAAGGCCGGGGGCGCCGCGCGGGTCCAACTCGAAGTTCACCTCGCCCACGTTCAGCAACTGATTCAAACCCACGTTGAGCGCGCCGAGCACTTGACCCGCCAGCGCGCCCGTCACGACGTCTTGCGAGCTGACGCCGACTTGCGATTGATCCATGCCGTGCGACGACGCGAGGGCCGAATTTATCTGCGGGATGTGCAGCAGCGAAGCCACGATCGCATCGCGCGACATCTCCGGTGTAGAGGTGAAATCGGTGTGCAGCTGATCGACGCGGCCGGCGATCGTGACCGTGATATCGGCCGTATCGGTACTTGTCGTCGCATTCGCTTCGATGGTCGGCAAGAGACCGTCGGCCGGATCGAACGTGACGAAGCCGTCCGTCAGGTCAAAGCGCGTGTTGACGAATGCCGCGCGACCACGCTCTGCGATGAGCGTACCTGAGAGTTGCGGCGCTCGCGTCGTGCCCGTCACGTCCACCGTGCCCGTCCCTTGCGCGCTGACCGCACCGGAAATGCCCACGTCCTTGCCCGCCGTGAGACGTAAGCCTAATCGATACGTTCGCGGGATATGCAGCGGCCTCGCGGCAAGACGAGGCCGAGGCGTGCTCGGCGTCACGATGGTGAAGTCGCTTGCGAAAAGGGAACCTGCATATGCGGTCACGCGGCCGGGCAACGGTGCCGGAACGCCCGGCATAGCCTTGGTCTGAGACGTCGCGGAGCTGCTGCGCGATCCGAGCGCGAGCAGCGTCGCAAATGGCACCGACGTATTTGTGAAGCCGAGATCACCGGAGATGTAAGGCACGCGGCCCGAACGCGTGACGGCGACGTTTCCGGAAACCGTGCCGTCCACGATATTCGGAACGGCCACTTGCGCGCCGTTTAGTATCGCCTGCAGCGAGAACTGCAAGCTCGGCGATTTTCGCAGAGCGGTGGCCGGCACGACGTGCGCGTCGCCGCGCGCCGTCATGGTGCCGGAGCCAAGCGCCGCCCGGAAATCGTGCAGCGAGATGGTGTCGTTGGCGAACGACAAGTCGGCGTTGACTGCGCGCGCCCCGATCGTGTCGTAGCGCGATGCCAGCACGCCATTACGCAGCTGGGCCGATCCCGCGACGACGGGCTCGGCAACCGACCCGCTGACCGTGACGTTTGAATCCAACGCGCCGCCCACTTGCGCAACGCCGTCGAGCAGAGGATCGATGACACCGATCGCCACAGCCGTCGTGCGCGCGCGGAACGCGATGCGTTGATCGTTCGGACCGATCTCAAACGGCGCGAGCCGTATCGGCATCGTTCCGGTCATGTCCACGCGCCCGTGTTTGCGCGCGAACACCATGTTTCCAGCCAGGCGCAGGCGGCGGGCGCTGTAGCGCGCGGTCACGCCCGCGCTGTCGAACGCTACACTGCGCACCTCGCCGCTCGGAAATGCGA contains:
- a CDS encoding S53 family serine peptidase codes for the protein MKYFAPLVALLVGTAMPALAAAPAMHIVADPVHAAGLRDLGRANSGLDVSLVVSMRYRNEAQLDQFVDAVSNPASPIFRHFLTNQQFNAYFAPSVRDYNRVAAALVRAGFRVRPSSNGTIIDADGPAAAVERYFKTEIHVVQQAGVRGVRYANATPASMPNEIADAVDTVVGFDSLQRATPDHTTPIMNAVLPDALSGKIHGKAGGYSPFAIAQAYNYPVQHGFDGTGHAIGIAIDYDSSDNDLKTFAAYFGIVRTGHNFHVPVDGGQPYNPNGSVESTLDTETVATLDPGADMYVYNFGAAFTFTEISDAYNKAVSDNKVEVVSSSFGLCEDDSPTSFNSLVTNITKQGAAKGISFVASTGDFGRGGKCSDGTGQDVPAVLKFFTSVGGADPNINSTGKLVSEVEDSGSGGGPSDIFKIPAYQVGLAGVFSTTKRNIPDVSGPYFPDAFFLAGQWGTIGGTSWAAPATAAFLVEANQVEGARTGFANPAIYAAFKSQGYKDFNDLISGNNGIACKAGYDDCSGIGTLKAFPLANTM
- a CDS encoding translocation/assembly module TamB domain-containing protein, whose translation is HAWLGDVKVSDVHARVAKKSEEVSADGVAALIGGQVHIYGATARLAGGEVAVAGTLPSARAGDLDAYASHVDGAALAALGAPISSGTITAFAHLTGPLSAPHVALDGALTNGIVAGRAISGDGDFALAGGNLTIADARVSLDDTRGYLTGDVRGIGRVTNDASLHMRAAMPNVDLGSVATSVAGDNAPISGLGAADVLIGGTLGAPTMRGALSADIGALRGVPFDNLQADVSGSPSALDIQNGGVRFGSTRLAVAGSVAPSSVALHIESPHVQLDDFNDFFNGKDVLEGHGSLAVSVESAGDHVRASGGAQMRDVAIDGIPAGLVDVSLSNAGAATLATIGQRNALGSITAQAGVQSAAVSRALTAGFGAAQYSLDARISRLDLAALAPYVGAEDQGLTGMVNGTIHAAGPLRAPTGAAQFAVSHGTLRGVAFDDVSTRLASDGRSVQLRSLRADAQQTTVTASGRLNIIKRSLAFRAHADVRDLSTLARLAKIPGTNRGTATADVAATGSFAAPSIDARVAFPSGEVRSVAFDSAGVTARYSARRLRLAGNMVFARKHGRVDMTGTMPIRLAPFEIGPNDQRIAFRARTTAVAIGVIDPLLDGVAQVGGALDSNVTVSGSVAEPVVAGSAQLRNGVLASRYDTIGARAVNADLSFANDTISLHDFRAALGSGTMTARGDAHVVPATALRKSPSLQFSLQAILNGAQVAVPNIVDGTVSGNVAVTRSGRVPYISGDLGFTNTSVPFATLLALGSRSSSATSQTKAMPGVPAPLPGRVTAYAGSLFASDFTIVTPSTPRPRLAARPLHIPRTYRLGLRLTAGKDVGISGAVSAQGTGTVDVTGTTRAPQLSGTLIAERGRAAFVNTRFDLTDGFVTFDPADGLLPTIEANATTSTDTADITVTIAGRVDQLHTDFTSTPEMSRDAIVASLLHIPQINSALASSHGMDQSQVGVSSQDVVTGALAGQVLGALNVGLNQLLNVGEVNFELDPRGAPGLEVRHPFGPHAYTIFRTTFSVPPAQSFGVAYVVRRALSVEFTQSQSTPGSSPVLAPPLTSIQVQLSFR